gtcgatttaaaaaaaatcaataatatttgaCCTTGAGCTTATAAGATCCAGTTGAGGAAGTTCATTTGAACTTTAAAGGATGTTACATTGATTTTAAAACACAATTAAAACTGTAGTTCGTTTAAAGACTTAATATATCCGTTTCAGTAgtgtaaaatatgtatatatattcaacagtagtatatcgctgtacgaaagtcataaatcaattgagaaaaaaacaaatccgggttgcaTTGGTTCATATTATAaaatttgttgttttctgtcaagtATGAAGTTTGTATCAATTATGGttcaaatattatttatttgacaattaaagacaaaaaaagacaGCTTATTTTTAACTCatactttttgtgtttttttgttacatatgtgtttgtttttatagtgagtaAAATTATATTACAATGGTGACTGCTCTACccaactttttgtcatttttatctattattaaaattgagaatggaaatggggaatgtgccaaagagacaacaacccgatcacagaaaaaaaacaacggcagaaggtcaccaacaggtcttcaatgtagcgagaaattcccgcacccggaggcgtccttcagctgacccctaaacaaatatatactagtccagtgataatgaacgccatactaatttccaaattgtacacaagaaactaaaattaaaataatacaagactaacaaaggccagaggctcctgacttgggacaggcgcaaaaatgcggcggcgttaaacatgtttgtgagatctcaaccctccccctatacctctagccaatgtagaaaagaaacgcataacaatacgcacattaaaattcagttcaagagaagtccgagtctgatgtcagaagatgtaaccaaagaaaataaacaaaatgacaataatacataaataacaacagactactagcagttaactgacatgccagctccagacttcatttaaactgactgaaagattatgatttcatcatgtgaacatcaggcacaatccatcccgttaggggtttagtatcatattatcataacatttatgagaagaacataacccgtgtcatgccaacaactgtttttgaataaatgtgtttagttccgatgcaaagaccctataagtgaatcaatattaacgccaaaatatgcaatctttaatgaccagacaacagtatcgtaactatatcccttcttaataagtctgttcaaatgttttgttagtttttgaggtgaatactgacacctttgtgctttataatgaatatttccataaaaaaaatggatgtgaaatacctggacgtataagaagtctgcatgttgagctatatttacgaatgatgtccttataccgatgataaaatttagtaaatattttgactagtttgtgatatcgaaaaccctggtgtaataatttttcagtaatacataaatttctctcgttaaaatctaaaaaattgttacatacacgagcgaatcgtacaagttgagatatataaacaccgtaagatgttgacaagggaacgtcaccatctaaaaatggataattaacgataggaaatgaaaaatcatctcttttctcataaattttagtattcagctttccgttagtgatatagatatcagaatcgaggaaagggcagtgatcattgttagtattagctttatttaaagtaagttcaacaggataaaaaaaaattaatatacatactgagagccaaaatatcatccaaatatcttaaagtattattaaatttgtttatcagatgttgtttcgatgggtcttttttttgtgtcataaattgtaactcatagcaatacaaaagcAGGTCCGTAATAAGttgtgcacagttagtccccttcggaattccgataatctgacgatatacggaatccccaaagcgaacaaaaatgctATATAGTAAAAATGCAAgggcataaatagtatcaaagcatgtccaattgacatggtttttttgtttattgctactaaaaaatgacctaaaaggttatttttgttcacacatccttgtcaatataatgaaattttaatcgATCGACCATACAAGTGAGTGTTTTAACTAgttataaatcaaagttaaaacCACAATAATTTACATaacaaaatgtctgtaccaagtgaggaataagacagttgttatccatttgtttgagcttttgattttgcgttttgagtagggactttccattttgaaatttcatcGGCTTTCGGTAATTTtgagattttacctttttttaaacataaactttgaaatgacTGAAATTACCACtctaatgtataatacaatggttATTTTGTTtaagacattattttattaattgtatcTATATATAAATGATAGCTTTTTGTAATAATTAGGCTAGTGGAGTTTTGACAATTAATACAATAGAttaatctaattaaaaaataGTGAATGATTGCATAAATACCTGAATCAGTCCAGAATGTGGCGGCCTTTTTCTAGTAAAAATTATACTGTCAGCTTTGaacaaaaagtttttatttatttttcacttaaacaaaaacaaaatatatatgacCGATAAAACATACCTTCAAACGAATGTTGTTATCTCAAATATCAGTTACGAATTAGGAATAGATATAATGTTCAGCTATATGCAAACAGTGTGGTTCAATTTCGTTACAATAAGCTAAATGAAAGCATTAAGGGTGTATTGTTTGCTAGCACCACAAGTGAACATTGGGTACGTAGGTGTTCAGCATGTGGTTATAAAAAATGTCTATATTGAAATGTGAAACAAGGGAGATGCCAGAAATGATAATTTCTTTGACTGATCCATCCCGCAAAGTAATACTCTTATATAAGTAAAGCGATAATATGCATATCTTTTTTTTCATGAttcatatgaaatcaaacagacgtAGAAAAAGTATCATTATACGATTACACGTGCTTGACCGTCTTATTAtatttatgttagttttttggAATAGCAAAAAATATTATTCGGAGTTATATGTTATACAACTATTAGAAAGGTTTCTGTAAAGCTTCTGGCCTAGCAACAGGTGAAAACAATAAATCGTTTGTTCTAAACAAATCCTTCAAACATACCCAACCGTCATTAGAAGATTGGTTTCCCCTTATCTTGTTCCACTTAATTGTATCAGTTTTTTACTCAGGCACTGACAAAttctatatagaaataaaaagtttacaaTGGCAAAATTGAATCTATCTCGTTTTGTTTAGTTTAGTTCTTCTTAAAAAGTATTTGTATGGCgactttattaaaataataaaggaACAAGTTGGTAAGAAAAGACGCACAGTTGGGTCCATTTGGATGCCAAATGACGAATACCACATTCATCAAAACGAGTTTTATATAAAGAATGAGGCATTTGGCAATTTATGATTTTAGTTTTACCACAAATCATGTTTGCGTTTgggatttaaaacaaataataattatatataaatatacgaAAATATGCTTAGAAAGATATATAATTGTATTAAGGGTAGATTAGTAAAATGTTAGAAACCTACTTCTAACTACTAAAATATACATTTAGTTTTTCTCTCTTTATCTTTCCTATATATAAAGGTAGGCCTTAGTTTCATAGCATTAATTTTGGTCTAGATGGGATTTAAAGAATAGAGCATGATGTACCAAATATaccgaaaaaaaagaataaagaaataatagaaaataattggtaaaaaatataaagaatagagaaaaaagaccttaaaaaaatcaagaataatTACATGAAAGACCCATCCACACCCTCAGAAATGGAAGCTGTGTCACTGATAAAACAGAAACAGTTACGACAGTTAAAAAACCAGAAGGACACTTTTAGATCTTTGTAAGATAAATTGGTAGGAAATTGCATGTCAAGAtctataattaaaacaaaatgacagaaaggaaaaaagaaaaagcatCATACATTTAGTAAGCAGTTATCTCAAGACATAAATTCGCCATAACTACTGTAGTAATAAAAGAGGGTATATTTCATGCTCAAGGAAACTTTTTTATAGCATCGATGCACTAGACAAACTCAAATAATGGAAAATGAAGAATAGGACGTATTAATTCATGAAACACGATACCTACACACACTTAAGACAAAAGAACATCATCTGTATTGCTGCTCTTCATAAAAAAACAGCTTTTTGTTTAAATACACGTCCATTAGACATACcaaatatgctaaaaaaaaaatcagaaatattgTTATTGTCTAttataaaaggtttttttttatttcttttttaattaaaaatataagtcACTTCCTTTACCAATATGATTGTGCTTACGTTGGTAAACAAAGTTTGACTAATTATTGCAATCTGTTTAGAATATGAATATTTCTGTAACGGGTCGAGAAATCAAACCTATACTACGAGAAAAAACATGGTCAAACATAATTTTTTCATACTGTCAAAACAATTTCTAAATGAAAGTTATGCTCTAAAAGAATAATGCACTATTCTATTATCATTGATTTGAATATGTTAGGCTCTTTACTTTAatgcatttaaaaacaaatgctaTATCGCATATACCAAAAGCTTATAGTTATTATAAACGTGATATTTGATTAATAAAACATTGAACATATACGAACATGAACAAACTTCGCCTGTGCTTAGGCTTCGATTTGAATCATAATGAAAAGCGAGAGTCAGTTTTACCCTGCATTCACCTTTGACaatcattatgttttaataaTTCCAAAACATTTGTTATTTTAGTACATTTTGATTCTTTTGTTTTCAAAGAAAGCAATACCGTTGAAAGAAATTGGGAACCATGCTTGTGTTTCACCTAAAAATAGATTgattatcatgatcatgatcatgctGATGTTCAAAAATTGTGCAAATAAAAAGAACCAACAGAACACTCACACCATAGATATGTAGATCAAGAAAGGTATAAATTTTAATGCGACTAGGACAACTGAACGTCTTATGCATGGCTTTGTTTGTACAGGTTTTTATACCAGGCGTTTACTAATGAGAGGTTTAACTGACTATACAATCTTCTTTAATCCACCATTATCATtgaggaaatgtctgtaccaagtccggaatatgacagtcgttttgtgtgtttgatttttagattttgtcatttgaaaaggtactttccgttttgaattttcacatGGATaagttttattactttttacTAGCTTCTGGCATATAATAGATCACCAGGCaaacaataaatgtataatatcaaCAAAAACAAGGATATAACTGCACCTTTTTTACACCTGTTTAACAcgtattttaaaatgtttaaattatacaACAATTTACCTGGTAACTGACGTTATTCGAAATTGGGACATTTACTAGTAGACACGAAGACTATTTAAGTGTAAAAATGTGGTAAGATTAAATTTTCTCttatcgtttttttttctcttctttcttGTTGGTGTATTGTCTGTTTTGTGACTGCTGTATTATAAAGTATCGAGTATCAAAAATATATAGATCAAATAATTTGGACGCGGTcagaaagaaaaaacaagaaagttgtacacattttaacaaaatagttcctacgcatagtGTGTAACTTTGTCAATAAGTAAGGTATTTGGGAAATAAGTATTAAACGGAATCTTATGGACTTAGGATCACAGTATAACACTTGAAAGTTTCTTtagaataataatataaatatatgaaaaaagaatAGGAGGGTACATTTGTTGTTCAGACCAGAGGCACCTGTGTTTGTACTACCAAACTTCCTGGAACAATTGCGCTCTAATATGCAATTgaagatatttttaataaaaagtcaggataagatatagttttgacatgaaatgtcTGCCTCTTTTTTGAAATTCAGGCAAAAGAACCGTTAATGCTTGCAAATTCCAATTTGAGAAATAATTCCTTTATGttatgctctatgctcattttaatatgggtaggcattatatttgtcaatattttacactgagcgttagagcatgacatgaaggaattatttcgattctaataggacaaatacagtatttttataggtcgaagcgtgcgaattaccgtaaaaatgtttggctgttcccgtttcctcctcAAGGAGTCTGTGAATTGcagttcatatttgataagtttaaaaactacgagtagggtaaatatatgttgtttcataaaaatatataataagagtTTATGTTAgatgtttaaatgtatatattttgtgctcattagaacacggctttgtttaccaagcgtaataaggacgtcatattagaatgttgAATTTATCAAAGAAAGGAATTGGCTATGAAAAATTAGTGGTTTTATTTCTAAGATCCATTTAAATACGTAATAAGAGATTGGGGTTActgcatttttcttttttaggaAGAGTATAAAGAGTAAAAGGaacaaattcaaaacaatatGGACTGGGAATGATTATGAAATTAGACACAGTAACCAACAACGATCTCCATCTGAAGGAACGGTCAAAGTTTTAACACTGCAACGTACCGTATTAGAAAAACCTGAAGATGATGAAATTACAGAATATCCCGAAATTGAGGATTCTAACAAAATAGATGAAACTAGAGATAAGTACGATGATCTTGATGGTAGAGAAACACAAAAGACAAAACCTGTGGCATGCCTTGAATGTGTGAAACCGATTCAGGTTTTCACAAGTGAAGAAATAAAAATAGGGGATCACGTCAAGTTCCATGGACGAATATATGATCACCATGCAATTGTTGTAGATGTTAAATCTTCAAATGAAAAAGATCATAAAGTAGACTTAGAATTGGTACATGCATCAAACACGACAGCTGGTGCAATTTACAATTGTATGCGACCGTTTGGTAACAAAGCAAAACTGTTGAGAGAAACAAAACGAATAAATTTAAAGAAGATAAAAGTTATGGTGTATAAATACTCGGATACTATTGAACATTTTTCGCCCAAAGAGATTGTCAGTAGGGCAGTCACAACGAAATCAAACCCTGATTTCAAATACAACTTGCTACACAATAACTGTGAGCATTTTACAACATGGTGCGTTACGGGACAGGGTCTTAGCTTACAAATCCGAAAGATACGGATGGTAAAAGGACTTTTTGCAAATCAAGGATTTCAAGGTATCGGTGACGAAGTTCTTCGAAATAAAATCGAATGTGAAAAAGGAATGCTATGTGCACTGTGTTTCGAGAGAAATCGAAAGTTGTTA
This sequence is a window from Mytilus edulis chromosome 1, xbMytEdul2.2, whole genome shotgun sequence. Protein-coding genes within it:
- the LOC139515117 gene encoding uncharacterized protein yields the protein MWKSIKSKRNKFKTIWTGNDYEIRHSNQQRSPSEGTVKVLTLQRTVLEKPEDDEITEYPEIEDSNKIDETRDKYDDLDGRETQKTKPVACLECVKPIQVFTSEEIKIGDHVKFHGRIYDHHAIVVDVKSSNEKDHKVDLELVHASNTTAGAIYNCMRPFGNKAKLLRETKRINLKKIKVMVYKYSDTIEHFSPKEIVSRAVTTKSNPDFKYNLLHNNCEHFTTWCVTGQGLSLQIRKIRMVKGLFANQGFQGIGDEVLRNKIECEKGMLCALCFERNRKLLNVPKQPIKSKSDVEIGDIITYTYYRCWHTAVVLEIIAHDKSLQCKIAHYAFRGLHRDRKIREETLRIPFDGSVRVTDFSNTDYTVYDPEEVVERARSKLGEKRYDHFSNDSSHFARWCKLKLHRKR